The window TACCATGTTCAGAAAGTCGTCATTGAGCCTGTGCTCTTCCTTTAACTCACTCTCTTGGCTCTGCTTGAATTTCACCTCCAGCTCAAGCAGAGATTTCTCCGAGTTGGTGAATGCCTCGCTTATCTGAGCAGTCTCCCTCCGCAGGTACTTCCCGTAGCTGTCCTCTCCGTCCAGGTCGTACGAGATGCTTTTCCCGATCCCCTCCAGCACCCGGGCCGAGTCCTCAATCTGCCTCTTGATGATGGTGAAATCATCCCGTATGACAGAGTCCTGGTCCTCTCCGAGACTGCACTTTCGCTCGTCGGTCATCTTGAAAAGCATTTGGCATTTCTCTGGGTCGTCATTGTCCTCGTAGTCTCCGTCCGGCACGAAATAGTGATGAAAAGTCCCGTTAGACATCTCCGGCTGTAGCGGTCCGGTGAAAAAGGCTCTACACATTGAAAACGTCCCGACACACAGGAGCAAGTGAAGTAAAGCCATGATGCCCACTTGTCTTAAACACGTTTACAAATAGGAAATATTAAACGTTATTTCAGGGGCAGTGTCAGTTTACAGGACTATTTAACTCCAGCCCGGCGTAGAAACGCAAACATTTCAATCAGGTTTAAACCTCCAAACTGCGCAGTTAAGTTGCGgctttgttgtagttttcacGTCCTCCTCAATATCCCCTTTGTCCAGTGGCGTGAAAACGTGTAAAAAGCCTCACTTCCCTGCTTTTACTCGGGCCTACCAGCTTCCATCTTTCGTAATGAGCAGGAAAAGCAATGTATGAAAGTTTGTTTCAGCAGGGAAACAGTTGTAGCCTGCTCCCGACTTCACTGGGTGCCTCAAACGCAACATCTGGATGTCTCAAGTGCCGCGCTTGGGTTTTGGCTAATAATACCCCTCTGCTCCTCTCAAATTACAGGCTCTCTGTCACTTTAAAAGGCTGCATTGAGTCTGGAGCAGGCTGCCAGCAGCAGCCACGCTGCAAAGCCTCACTGAAACCAGTGTTAATTGATTCAAAATACCAGGGCAAGTTGGCATGGTAGCAAGAAAGGTTACTTAAAGAGTAGgatttttagaaaatgttaaacTAATTCCAACCAATTGTCCTGGAATCATAATCCATTACTTTTAGATAGACTGGTAGACATGAAGTGCTGTAGGCTGCTGTAGATTTGGATCAATTGCTAcattatttaatcaaataacatttaaaaaaattttttttttgtaattctgaTC of the Eleginops maclovinus isolate JMC-PN-2008 ecotype Puerto Natales chromosome 4, JC_Emac_rtc_rv5, whole genome shotgun sequence genome contains:
- the fibinb gene encoding fin bud initiation factor → MALLHLLLCVGTFSMCRAFFTGPLQPEMSNGTFHHYFVPDGDYEDNDDPEKCQMLFKMTDERKCSLGEDQDSVIRDDFTIIKRQIEDSARVLEGIGKSISYDLDGEDSYGKYLRRETAQISEAFTNSEKSLLELEVKFKQSQESELKEEHRLNDDFLNMVVHTRDVLKGTLDISQGLKDKHELLSLIIRSHGTRLSRLKNEYMKF